Proteins from one Buchnera aphidicola (Kurisakia onigurumii) genomic window:
- a CDS encoding tetratricopeptide repeat protein has product MQSLVKKIKSSDSSICDSIIDVFEYINKNFKKDSVQLDLNEKIEKIKLNISNQLNCFYKLKKLLHIFYIDWKYGSATGLYKISDVLWIDKVLQNKKGTALSLGIILMHIANKLQIKLIPIIFPTQLILQFKNKDSKKNIFINPFNGEIISKNLLDLWLKGHISSTTFLDKKDLKEVNSFVLICKILNSLKLALIEEKKLTLALKISNVLVEINPQDPYEIRDRGLIYSHLDCNHIAVSDLIYFIEHCPEDPLSEIIKMQVHMIQKKKNIFH; this is encoded by the coding sequence ATGCAATCTTTAGTAAAAAAAATAAAATCTTCTGATTCATCTATTTGTGATTCTATTATTGATGTGTTTGAATATATTAATAAAAATTTTAAAAAAGATAGTGTTCAGTTAGATTTAAATGAAAAAATTGAAAAAATAAAATTAAATATATCAAATCAATTGAATTGTTTTTATAAATTAAAAAAATTATTACATATTTTTTATATTGATTGGAAATATGGAAGTGCTACTGGATTATATAAGATTTCTGATGTTTTATGGATTGATAAAGTTTTACAAAATAAAAAAGGAACAGCTCTTTCATTAGGGATAATATTAATGCATATTGCAAATAAATTACAAATAAAATTAATTCCTATAATTTTTCCTACTCAATTGATACTTCAGTTTAAAAATAAAGATAGTAAAAAAAATATATTTATAAATCCTTTTAATGGAGAAATTATAAGTAAAAATTTATTAGATTTATGGTTGAAGGGTCATATTAGTTCAACTACTTTTTTAGATAAAAAAGATTTAAAAGAAGTGAATTCATTTGTACTAATTTGTAAAATTCTTAATTCATTAAAATTAGCATTAATAGAAGAAAAAAAATTAACTTTAGCTTTGAAAATTAGTAATGTATTAGTAGAAATTAATCCTCAAGATCCTTATGAAATAAGAGATAGAGGATTAATATATTCTCATTTAGATTGCAATCATATTGCTGTATCTGATTTAATTTATTTTATTGAACATTGTCCAGAAGATCCTCTTAGTGAAATTATTAAAATGCAAGTACATATGATTCAGAAAAAAAAAAATATTTTTCATTAG
- a CDS encoding ribose-phosphate pyrophosphokinase, with translation MYNMKLFAGNAVLDLAKSIAIQLYTNLGSASVGRFSDGEITVQIHENVRGKDVFIIQSTCAPTNDNLMELIVMVDSLRRASAGRITAVIPYFGYSRQDRRVRSARVPITAKVVAEFLSSVGVDRVLTVDLHAEQIQGFFDIPVDNVFGSLILLEDMLKIKLKNPIVVSPDIGGVVRARAIAKLLNDTDMAIIDKRRPQLNSSEVMNIIGDVSNRDCVLVDDIIDTAGTLCNAAKALKKNGARKVFAYATHPIFSGIAEKNIKNSVIDEVVVCDTIPLSKKIQSIAKVRKLTLSGMLAEAIRRISNEESISEMFEH, from the coding sequence ATGTATAATATGAAATTATTCGCTGGTAATGCTGTTTTAGATTTAGCTAAATCTATTGCAATACAATTGTATACAAATTTAGGAAGCGCTTCTGTAGGAAGATTTAGTGATGGTGAAATTACTGTGCAAATTCATGAAAATGTTAGAGGTAAAGATGTATTTATTATACAATCAACTTGTGCTCCTACAAATGATAATCTAATGGAATTAATAGTCATGGTAGATTCATTAAGAAGAGCATCTGCAGGAAGAATAACTGCAGTTATTCCATATTTTGGTTATTCTAGACAAGATAGAAGAGTTCGATCAGCTAGAGTTCCTATAACAGCTAAAGTAGTCGCAGAATTTTTATCTAGTGTAGGAGTAGATCGAGTTCTGACTGTAGATTTACACGCAGAACAAATACAAGGATTTTTTGACATACCTGTAGATAATGTATTTGGTAGCTTAATTTTATTAGAAGATATGTTAAAAATAAAACTAAAAAATCCAATAGTTGTATCTCCTGATATTGGAGGAGTAGTACGAGCAAGAGCTATAGCAAAATTATTAAATGATACAGATATGGCTATAATAGATAAAAGACGTCCGCAATTAAACTCATCAGAAGTAATGAATATCATAGGAGATGTTTCAAATAGAGATTGTGTTTTAGTAGATGATATAATAGATACAGCTGGAACTCTTTGTAATGCTGCAAAAGCATTAAAAAAAAATGGAGCGCGTAAAGTATTTGCTTATGCTACTCATCCTATTTTTTCTGGTATTGCAGAAAAAAATATAAAAAATTCTGTTATTGATGAAGTAGTTGTATGCGATACAATTCCATTATCAAAAAAAATTCAATCTATTGCCAAAGTAAGAAAACTAACTCTGTCTGGAATGTTAGCAGAAGCCATAAGACGAATTAGTAATGAAGAATCCATTTCTGAAATGTTCGAACATTAA
- a CDS encoding complex I subunit 4 family protein produces the protein MLLLWLIIIPFVFSLLSLSMEIIKRIKIAKYISLIGLNITLVLCIIEWLKKKSQLATNIHDNFIWKSELSYPWISKFGIEFHLGLDSFSFIMVILTCFFGIISLLIQTEKKNKSYKIFYFYFMSMIGSIIAILISLDLFLFFCFWELLSIPIYFILIFNGKKTVYKQDRISIANQFLMYSQISGILFLCGSLFLSLLYYNLHHYWTFNYNLLSNMLISSEKNQIFILLLFCFSFFIKIPLIPFHGWFIKVQKISPISGSLDVTGLLIKVAVYSLIRFHFIFYPKIVEKFSIFLIIISLSNIAYSSYMAMSKKDIRQILAYSAISHASMVLIGLCNINIWSYQGIILNVIANTISIGSLLILSSQLYRNLKTHNIDRMGGLWGNINFIPFFFLFFLFSNLGIPGTANFLSEFIIISHFFNSYPIISFLISFCFLFSSIYSLRLFQKIFYGNINRMSLFENNGFIEVIILSFLSVLTIYIGLFPKYFLNFYL, from the coding sequence ATGGAGATAATAAAACGAATAAAAATAGCTAAATATATTTCTTTAATTGGATTAAATATTACATTAGTACTATGTATAATAGAATGGTTGAAAAAAAAAAGTCAATTAGCTACTAATATACATGATAATTTTATATGGAAAAGTGAGTTATCTTATCCTTGGATTTCAAAATTTGGAATAGAATTTCATTTAGGTTTAGATAGTTTTTCTTTTATTATGGTAATATTAACTTGTTTTTTTGGGATTATATCTTTGTTGATTCAAACAGAAAAAAAAAATAAATCATACAAAATTTTTTATTTTTATTTTATGTCTATGATAGGAAGTATTATTGCTATATTGATTTCGTTGGATTTATTTTTATTTTTTTGTTTTTGGGAATTATTATCCATTCCTATTTATTTTATTTTAATATTTAATGGAAAAAAAACAGTATACAAGCAAGATCGAATTTCAATAGCAAATCAATTTTTAATGTATTCACAAATTTCTGGAATATTATTTTTATGTGGGTCATTATTTTTATCTTTATTATATTATAATTTACATCATTACTGGACTTTCAATTATAATTTGTTATCTAATATGTTAATAAGTTCAGAAAAAAATCAAATTTTTATTTTATTGTTATTTTGTTTTTCTTTTTTTATTAAAATTCCTTTAATTCCTTTTCATGGATGGTTTATTAAAGTTCAAAAAATTTCTCCTATTTCTGGTTCTTTAGATGTTACGGGTTTATTAATTAAAGTTGCGGTTTATTCTTTAATTAGATTTCATTTTATTTTTTATCCTAAAATAGTGGAAAAGTTTTCAATATTTTTAATTATAATTAGTTTAAGTAATATTGCTTATTCTTCTTATATGGCTATGTCAAAAAAAGATATAAGACAAATTTTAGCTTATTCTGCTATTTCTCATGCTAGTATGGTGTTAATAGGATTATGTAATATTAATATTTGGTCCTATCAAGGAATTATTTTAAATGTTATTGCTAATACTATCTCAATAGGATCTTTGTTGATTCTTTCTTCACAATTATATCGAAATTTAAAAACACATAATATTGATAGAATGGGAGGATTATGGGGAAATATCAATTTTATTCCTTTTTTCTTTTTGTTTTTTTTATTTTCTAATTTAGGAATACCTGGTACTGCAAATTTTTTAAGTGAATTTATAATAATATCTCATTTTTTTAATAGCTATCCTATTATATCTTTTTTAATATCTTTTTGTTTTTTATTTTCTTCAATATATTCATTAAGGTTATTTCAAAAAATATTTTATGGAAATATTAATAGAATGAGTTTATTTGAAAATAATGGATTTATAGAAGTTATTATTTTATCTTTTTTATCTGTTTTAACTATTTATATTGGTTTATTTCCTAAATATTTTTTAAATTTTTACTTATAA
- a CDS encoding acetate/propionate family kinase gives MLKDSILVLNCGSSSIKFSIFQCYTNKKFLSGIIESIGSNESNAKWITNNKKKYCKYFKKNNSYKSLLKFLFRKIIFKEIKISKSLIGIGHRIVHGGTKIKKAIFLNKKNIHYINKISHFAPLHNPINLLGINISIQELPNLSNFNIGVFDTSFHQTIQKESYLYAIPYKMYSLYNIRRYGAHGISHKYIVSKSSEILNKSIKKLNIISCHLGNGASVTAIANGISIDTSMGLTPLEGLVMGTRSGDIDPSIIFFMFNKLKMNIKEIENTLINKSGLLGINEKESDCRKIINAYSEDKKFELSINIFCRRLAKYISSYMCLMKEKLDGLIFTGGIGENSCLIRSNTIFRLLNLGFKLDDKKNKNLKKKINYFINAKNSIPILVIKTEEELEIAREAWSLIYANRKK, from the coding sequence ATGTTAAAAGATTCAATTTTAGTTTTAAACTGTGGTAGTTCTTCTATAAAATTTAGTATTTTTCAATGTTATACCAATAAAAAATTTTTATCTGGTATAATAGAATCTATTGGATCGAATGAATCGAATGCAAAATGGATAACAAATAATAAAAAAAAATATTGTAAATATTTTAAAAAAAATAATTCATATAAAAGTCTTTTAAAATTTTTATTTAGAAAAATAATTTTTAAGGAAATAAAAATTAGTAAATCCTTAATCGGTATAGGACATAGAATTGTACATGGTGGTACCAAGATTAAAAAAGCAATTTTTTTAAATAAAAAAAATATTCATTATATTAATAAAATATCCCATTTTGCTCCACTACATAATCCTATAAATTTATTAGGAATAAATATTTCTATACAAGAATTACCGAATTTATCAAATTTTAATATAGGTGTATTTGATACTAGTTTTCATCAAACGATACAAAAAGAATCATACCTTTATGCGATTCCTTATAAAATGTATTCTTTATATAATATTAGACGTTATGGTGCTCATGGAATTAGTCATAAATATATTGTTTCTAAATCTTCAGAAATTTTAAATAAATCAATAAAAAAATTAAATATTATTAGTTGTCATTTAGGTAATGGAGCTTCTGTAACTGCTATTGCAAATGGAATTTCAATAGATACATCAATGGGATTAACTCCTTTAGAAGGTTTAGTTATGGGTACTAGAAGCGGTGATATTGATCCTTCTATTATTTTTTTTATGTTTAATAAATTAAAAATGAATATTAAGGAAATTGAAAATACTTTAATAAATAAATCTGGTTTATTAGGAATTAATGAAAAAGAAAGTGATTGTAGAAAAATTATTAATGCATATTCAGAAGATAAAAAATTTGAATTATCTATTAATATTTTTTGTAGAAGATTAGCAAAGTATATATCTAGTTATATGTGTTTAATGAAAGAAAAATTAGATGGATTAATATTTACAGGTGGTATTGGAGAAAATTCTTGTTTAATTCGATCTAACACTATTTTTAGATTATTGAATTTAGGGTTTAAATTAGATGATAAAAAAAATAAAAATTTAAAAAAAAAAATAAATTATTTTATTAATGCAAAAAATAGTATTCCTATATTAGTTATTAAAACAGAAGAAGAATTAGAAATAGCTAGGGAAGCATGGAGTTTAATATATGCAAATAGAAAAAAATAA
- the prfA gene encoding peptide chain release factor 1, with product MKKTIFLKLENLYFRFQELEKILSAKNVIFNKKKYRECSKEYDNLSDLIACFKKWKKNKKEIKEVKLLMQDIEMCKEAEKEYKILNLENKKLEKKIEYLMVPTDPDDKYNCYLEIRAGTGGDESAIFAGDLFKMYMKYSETKLWNVDIINIHKGDKGGFKEIIIKISGKKVMRKLKFESGGHRVQRIPKTETQGRIHTSTCTVAVMPVKDDCEKNIDINLNDLKIDTFRSSGAGGQHVNTTDSAIRITHIPTGQVVECQDERSQHKNKSKALSVLLARIQAFEKSKMHEENAEIRRNLLGTGSRSDRNRTYNYPNNRITDHRINLTVHCLNEVLNGKLDILINPIIQEYQADKLYELSKKNK from the coding sequence ATGAAAAAAACAATTTTTTTAAAGTTAGAGAATTTGTATTTTCGTTTTCAAGAATTAGAAAAAATTTTATCTGCAAAAAATGTTATTTTTAATAAAAAAAAATATCGAGAATGTTCGAAAGAATATGATAATTTATCTGATTTAATCGCTTGTTTCAAAAAATGGAAAAAAAATAAAAAAGAAATAAAGGAAGTTAAATTGTTAATGCAAGACATTGAAATGTGTAAAGAAGCAGAAAAGGAATATAAAATATTAAATTTAGAAAATAAAAAATTAGAAAAAAAAATAGAATATTTAATGGTTCCTACTGATCCTGATGATAAATATAACTGTTATCTTGAAATCAGAGCGGGTACAGGAGGAGATGAATCAGCGATTTTTGCAGGTGATTTATTTAAAATGTATATGAAATATTCTGAAACAAAATTATGGAATGTAGACATAATTAACATACATAAAGGAGATAAAGGAGGATTTAAAGAAATTATCATTAAAATTTCTGGAAAAAAAGTTATGAGAAAATTAAAATTTGAATCAGGTGGTCATAGAGTACAAAGAATACCTAAGACAGAAACACAAGGTAGGATACATACTTCTACATGTACAGTTGCAGTAATGCCAGTAAAAGATGATTGTGAAAAAAATATTGATATTAATTTAAATGATTTAAAAATTGATACTTTCAGATCTTCTGGTGCAGGAGGGCAACATGTAAATACTACTGATTCTGCAATTCGTATTACTCACATTCCTACCGGTCAAGTAGTTGAATGTCAAGATGAAAGATCGCAGCATAAAAATAAATCTAAAGCATTATCAGTTTTATTAGCTCGTATTCAAGCATTTGAAAAATCTAAAATGCATGAAGAGAATGCAGAAATTCGTCGAAATTTATTAGGAACAGGTTCTAGATCAGATAGAAATAGAACTTATAATTATCCTAATAATAGAATTACGGATCATAGAATTAATCTTACTGTTCATTGTTTAAATGAAGTATTAAATGGAAAATTAGATATTTTAATTAATCCAATTATTCAAGAATATCAAGCTGATAAATTATACGAATTATCTAAAAAAAATAAATGA
- a CDS encoding NADH-quinone oxidoreductase subunit N, whose protein sequence is MIINALEVTAMLPFFILIFSILFLTLFISLNRNILFVFITSIFSLFISLLSIPFIYFKLPQNISVLFHIDIISINYICMILLISLITCIFSYSWLQSSSYVNKEEFYLLLLLSTLGSIVVAISNHIFSFFLGIELLSLPLLGLIGYDLQCKKSLNSTFKFAILSSLSSIFFLLSIVFLYLSIGSLKINNLINALELHYLKNNLIFLCGNVFFLSSILFKLSIFPFHLWTASVYNGSPMSIFLYLSNISKIALMYFLIQIFSHLYFFNNKKFYFFLQTIIFFSIFLGSIRIIFEKNIKKILGYLSIIQSGYLLSILIINLCFNVINLQIINIYLITYLISNIGIFSVLTLIDIKWNISKINKLSKYKGLFWKDPFLTIMMTIFLLSVAGFPLTIGFIGKLYLLTGIINHNLWILGLGFVFGSVLGILNCFRIITLLYSSLEYASYKINMINTNLIYFLHSIIFLFFVLVIFLGIFPKYLFIFFKF, encoded by the coding sequence ATGATAATAAATGCGTTAGAAGTAACTGCAATGCTACCATTTTTTATTTTAATATTTAGTATATTGTTTTTAACATTGTTTATTTCTTTAAATAGAAATATTCTATTTGTTTTTATAACAAGTATATTTAGTTTATTTATATCTTTATTATCTATTCCTTTTATTTATTTTAAATTACCTCAAAATATTTCTGTTTTATTTCATATTGATATAATTTCAATTAATTATATTTGTATGATTTTGTTGATCAGTTTAATTACATGTATTTTTTCGTATTCGTGGTTGCAAAGTTCTTCTTATGTAAATAAAGAAGAATTTTATTTATTGTTATTATTATCAACATTAGGATCTATAGTTGTTGCGATATCAAATCATATTTTTTCATTTTTTTTAGGGATAGAACTTTTATCTTTACCTTTATTAGGATTAATTGGGTATGATTTACAATGTAAAAAATCTTTAAATTCTACTTTTAAATTTGCTATTCTTTCTAGTTTAAGTTCTATATTTTTTTTATTATCAATTGTATTTTTATATCTTTCTATAGGTAGTTTAAAAATAAATAATTTAATTAATGCTCTTGAATTACATTATTTAAAAAATAATTTAATTTTTTTATGTGGAAATGTATTCTTTCTTTCTTCAATATTATTTAAGTTATCTATTTTTCCATTTCATTTATGGACAGCATCAGTTTATAATGGATCTCCTATGTCTATTTTTTTATATTTATCTAATATATCTAAAATAGCATTAATGTATTTTTTAATTCAAATTTTTTCTCATTTATATTTTTTTAATAATAAAAAATTTTATTTTTTTCTACAAACTATTATTTTCTTTTCGATATTTTTGGGTAGTATCAGAATTATTTTTGAAAAAAATATAAAAAAAATTTTAGGATATTTATCTATTATTCAATCTGGTTATTTGTTATCAATATTAATTATAAATTTATGTTTTAACGTAATTAATTTACAAATAATTAATATATATCTTATTACATACTTGATAAGTAATATAGGAATTTTTTCTGTATTAACCTTAATTGATATAAAATGGAATATTTCAAAAATTAATAAATTATCAAAATATAAAGGATTATTTTGGAAAGATCCATTTTTAACTATTATGATGACTATTTTTTTACTATCTGTTGCAGGATTTCCTTTAACAATAGGATTTATAGGAAAATTATATTTGTTAACAGGTATTATAAATCATAATTTATGGATTTTAGGATTAGGTTTTGTGTTTGGTAGTGTTTTAGGCATATTAAATTGTTTTAGAATAATTACTTTATTGTATAGTTCTTTAGAATATGCATCTTATAAAATTAATATGATAAATACTAATTTAATTTATTTTTTACATAGTATAATATTTTTATTTTTTGTTTTAGTTATTTTTTTAGGAATATTTCCTAAATATTTATTTATTTTTTTTAAATTTTAA
- the pta gene encoding phosphate acetyltransferase yields the protein MIKTIMLIPLSSDCDFTLINLVVLNIICKKFKEIYFFNPIVLNKNFSLYNKKFLSILKFLKCKINLIDPIQINKILQNNISIEKFEKYVFLILERYYSCIKKKNIVTIITGIPIKSIEDINYSINLEIAKNINAEIIFLNSVHVSKKIVLEKYISKIYKKYFLIHKLNIIGIIFNIFKNKKKYLQKNILCMNSNLEKKNIESFIQKNKFLINTSSIPILGMHNFNLQKKYIPVYFLIKLLCAKFIFQNCIKMQYITNIYVIQSEKIQNISIEDNTLLIIDLTCINDIKTVVLWIKKKKINAIILFTNSKYLKMNIINNIDYIKNSYTDILYTKFFILEVCNVLQKFNFNFLDQTQNNILKQIHTYSKYINSKKIFLHKNKFIDQISSLSFRFQLRILSSKKNKKIIFPEGNNPNIIKAVSICSKLKISNSILLGDPKIIMNIAKKEKIHLGNRIRVINPKEIRKKYINTLIKLRKSKGINKIQAKILLKNNIILANLMLKNNEADGLVGGIENTTADIIRPSFQLIKCKPIYSLISSCFFMLFKNKILLYSDCAINPNPTSSQLAEIAIQTAETACSFNVKPRIAMISYSTGCLKNSHFDVIKVYNAVKIVKKIRPDLLIEGPIQYDAAISSKVCKIKLVNSVLKGKANIFIFPDLDTANTTYKAVQRSSEIVCIGPILQGINKPVNDLSRGASIEDIVYTIAVTCIQ from the coding sequence ATGATTAAAACTATTATGTTAATACCATTAAGTAGTGATTGTGACTTTACATTAATTAATCTTGTAGTATTAAATATTATTTGTAAAAAATTTAAAGAAATATATTTTTTTAATCCTATTGTTTTAAATAAAAATTTTTCTTTATATAATAAAAAATTTTTATCTATTTTAAAATTTTTAAAATGTAAAATTAATTTAATTGATCCTATACAAATAAATAAAATATTACAAAACAATATTTCTATAGAAAAATTTGAAAAATATGTTTTTTTAATTTTGGAAAGGTATTATTCTTGTATAAAAAAAAAAAATATAGTTACAATAATTACAGGAATTCCTATAAAAAGTATTGAAGATATTAACTATTCTATTAATTTAGAAATAGCAAAAAATATTAATGCAGAAATAATTTTTTTAAATTCTGTACATGTGTCAAAAAAAATAGTTTTAGAAAAGTATATATCTAAAATATATAAAAAATATTTTTTAATCCATAAATTGAATATAATAGGAATTATTTTTAATATTTTTAAAAATAAAAAAAAATATTTACAAAAAAATATTTTATGTATGAATAGTAATTTAGAAAAAAAAAATATTGAATCATTTATTCAGAAGAATAAATTTTTAATTAATACAAGTTCTATTCCTATTTTAGGAATGCATAATTTTAATTTACAAAAAAAATATATACCAGTATATTTTCTTATAAAATTATTATGTGCAAAATTTATTTTTCAAAATTGTATTAAAATGCAATATATTACAAATATATATGTTATACAGAGCGAAAAAATTCAAAATATTTCAATCGAAGATAATACTTTATTAATTATTGATCTGACTTGTATTAATGATATAAAAACAGTTGTTTTATGGATAAAAAAAAAAAAAATTAATGCAATAATTTTATTTACTAATAGTAAATATCTCAAGATGAATATTATAAATAATATTGATTATATAAAAAATTCTTATACTGATATTTTATATACTAAATTTTTTATATTAGAAGTATGTAATGTTTTGCAAAAATTTAATTTTAATTTTTTAGATCAAACACAAAATAATATTTTAAAACAAATACATACTTATTCTAAGTATATTAATTCAAAAAAAATATTTTTACATAAAAATAAATTTATAGATCAAATATCTTCTTTATCATTTAGATTTCAATTACGTATTTTATCTTCTAAAAAAAATAAGAAAATTATTTTTCCTGAAGGAAATAATCCTAATATTATTAAAGCAGTTTCTATTTGTAGTAAATTAAAAATTTCTAATTCTATATTATTAGGTGATCCTAAAATAATTATGAATATAGCAAAAAAAGAAAAAATTCATTTAGGAAATAGAATTCGAGTAATTAATCCTAAGGAAATTAGAAAAAAATATATAAATACTTTAATTAAATTAAGAAAATCTAAAGGAATAAATAAAATACAAGCAAAAATTTTATTAAAAAATAATATTATACTAGCTAATTTAATGTTAAAAAATAACGAAGCAGACGGTTTAGTAGGAGGAATAGAAAATACTACAGCCGATATTATTCGACCTTCTTTTCAATTAATAAAATGTAAACCGATATATTCATTAATATCCTCTTGTTTTTTTATGTTATTTAAAAATAAAATTTTATTATATTCAGATTGTGCGATTAATCCTAATCCTACGTCTTCACAATTAGCTGAAATTGCTATTCAAACTGCTGAAACAGCTTGTTCTTTTAATGTAAAACCTAGAATTGCTATGATTTCATATTCTACTGGATGTTTAAAAAATAGTCATTTTGATGTGATAAAAGTTTATAATGCTGTAAAAATAGTTAAAAAAATAAGACCAGATTTATTAATCGAAGGTCCTATTCAGTATGATGCTGCAATATCTTCTAAAGTCTGTAAAATTAAATTAGTAAATTCAGTATTGAAAGGAAAAGCAAATATATTTATATTTCCTGATTTAGATACAGCAAATACTACTTATAAAGCTGTACAAAGATCTTCTGAAATTGTGTGTATAGGACCAATTTTACAAGGAATTAATAAACCTGTTAATGATTTATCTAGAGGAGCTTCTATAGAAGATATAGTTTATACTATTGCAGTAACTTGTATTCAATAA
- the prmC gene encoding peptide chain release factor N(5)-glutamine methyltransferase codes for MKLCDWLYKSFSKLKKNNINKNDIIYLLSCILNKPQYWIFIFPNKILKKKQIIKLNYALERRINQEPIPYITNFKYFWSLKLYINKYVFIPRMDTEILINILFSYVKHSEKKKILDLGTGSGAIALAIAKNRSKCSVIGIDICKFAIKVAKKNAVNLNIKNVRFFLSNWFSNIGKKKFDIIVSNPPYIGIHEKKMLPQGVFFEPARALFSNNKGMQDIEHIIQYSPNYLYPNGWIIIEHGWKQKILVQNQLLLNNFVNLLTVCDNNGIDRVTIGQYIKN; via the coding sequence ATGAAATTATGTGATTGGTTATATAAAAGTTTTAGTAAGTTAAAAAAAAATAATATTAATAAAAATGATATAATATATTTATTAAGTTGTATATTAAATAAACCTCAATATTGGATATTTATTTTTCCAAATAAAATTTTAAAAAAAAAACAAATAATTAAATTAAATTATGCGTTAGAAAGAAGAATCAATCAAGAACCGATTCCTTATATTACAAATTTTAAATATTTTTGGTCTTTAAAATTGTATATTAATAAATATGTTTTTATTCCTAGAATGGATACAGAAATTTTAATTAATATATTATTTTCATATGTTAAACATTCAGAGAAAAAAAAAATATTAGATTTGGGAACAGGATCTGGAGCTATTGCATTAGCTATAGCTAAAAATCGTTCTAAATGTAGTGTTATTGGAATTGATATTTGTAAATTTGCAATTAAAGTAGCAAAAAAAAATGCTGTCAATTTAAATATAAAAAATGTACGATTTTTTTTAAGTAATTGGTTTTCTAACATTGGAAAAAAAAAATTTGATATTATTGTTAGTAATCCACCTTATATTGGAATACATGAAAAAAAAATGTTACCACAAGGTGTATTTTTTGAACCAGCGCGTGCTTTATTTTCTAATAATAAAGGAATGCAAGATATAGAACATATTATTCAATATTCTCCTAATTATTTATATCCTAACGGATGGATAATTATAGAACATGGTTGGAAACAAAAAATATTAGTACAAAATCAATTATTATTAAATAATTTTGTAAATTTATTAACAGTCTGTGATAACAATGGAATTGACAGAGTGACAATAGGTCAATATATAAAAAATTAG